Part of the Egibacteraceae bacterium genome, CGCTGAAGCCCACGGCGGCCGTGTCGAGGTCCGCAGCCGCGTCGGCGCCGGCGCCACCTTCACGCTCGCGCTTCCGACCGAAGGCCCGACGGAGGGGGCGGCGTGACGGCGCTGCTCGTGGTCGAAGACGAGGACCGGATCGCGTCGTTCCTGGTCAAGGGCCTGCGGGCTCGCGGGTTCGCGCCCACGCGAGCGGCGACAGGATCGGAAGCGCTCGCACTCGCGGAGGAGCAGCCCTTCGACCTGGTGCTGCTGGACCTCGGCCTGCCGGACATGGACGGCCTCGAAGTGCTCCGCCGGATGCGCGAGCGCAGCCTCACCGTCCCGGTGATCGCCGTCACCGCCCGCGACAGCGTGCGCGACAAGACCCGAGCGTTCGAGACCGGCGCCGACGACTATCTCACCAAGCCCTTCGAGTTCGACGAGCTTGTGCTCCGCATCCGCGCCCGACTGAAGGACGAACGGTGAGCGAGCAACCGCCCGTCCGGGTGCTGCTGATCGAGGACGAACCTCGCATCGCATCCTTCCTCGCCAAAGGCCTTACCAAGATCGGCTGGGACGTGGTGGTCGCCGAGGACGGCGCAGTCGGCCTGTTCCTGGCCACCACCGACTCGTTCGACGCGGTGGTGCTGGACCTCGGGCTCCCCGACACCGATGGCATCAGCGTGCTCACCGCCATCCGCGCCGAGGAGCGGGAGACCCCCGTCGTCGTGCTCACGGGCCAGGACGACCCGGGCTCGCGGCGGGCGTGTGCCGAAGCCGGCGCAGCCGGGCTGCTGACCAAGCCGTTCACCTTCGCCGACCTGCGGGCCGAGCTGACCCGGCACGTGCAGGCTGCTCGCGGCTGACCACCGGGGAGGCCCCGATGAGAGAAGTCTCATCGTCGTCTCATCATCCGCTCATGGGGCCTGTGTAGGAAGGGGTCATGAGTCGTACGAAGGCCGCCACGATCGTAGGTGCCGCAGCCGCCGTGGTGGCTGCGGTGCTCGTGGTGCTGGTCGCGTCACAGCGGTCGGCCGTCGATCCGCCGCAGCCGATCGAGTTCTCTCGCAGTGGCGGCAATGCCGCGGAGCGCGATCCGGCGGTGACGAGCTCGACGACGCCGCCGCCGCCGACGGTCACGACCGCGCCGCCGGCTCCCGCACCGGCGCCGCCGGCTCCGCCACCGGCACCGGCGGCCACCGCCACACCGGCTCCCCTCCCGACCGTGGCCGCGCCTCCGCCTCCGCGTACTGGTGCCCAACCGGTGCCCGCGCCGTCGCCCGCACCGGCCGGCGGTGGGGACGGCGACGACGACGACGGGTATGACGACGACGATGACGGAGGCGACGATGACGACTAGGCGCGGTGACCTCGGTGCCGTCTGGTGCATCTCCGACAGGCGCTACCTCTCCCAGCGGATGCCGCAGGCGATGATCGACGCGCTGGCCTCACGGGACGTGGATCTCCGTCTGGTGGTGATCGACGACGAGACGGTGCGGGTGCAAGGCGGCGTCCTCGAGTCTCCCCTGGAGGAGATGGCACCCGGCGACGTCGTCGTCTCCCGCTCGCGTCACCCGTTCGCGCTGACGCTGCTGCATCGGGTTGGCCGCCTCGGCTGTGACGTCATCACCCCGTCACTCGCCGTCGACACCGTCCGGGACAAGGCGAGGGGAGCAGGCATCCTCGCGGAGTGCGGTGTCCCCACGCCCGAGACGCTTGTGGCCCCGGACGTGCGCTCCTTCGCCGGCCTCGACCCGTCGTGGTTTCCGCTCGTCCTCAAGCCCCACCTCGGCGACAATGCCCGCGGCGTCACGGTCGTGGCATCTGCCGCCGACCTCGATGGCCTGGAGTGGCGGGACGGGCTGGTGCTCGCGCAGCGTTGGATCGACACCGGCGGATGGGACGTCAAGGTCTACGTCTGCGGCGACACGGTCTGGGCCGTGCGGCGGCCGTCGCCGCTGACTGCTCCCCGGCAGGACGATGTGGCGCTTCCGGTCGCCGTCACACCGGAGCTGCGAGTCATCGCCCACGCCTGCCGTGACGCCTTCGGCCTTCCGCTGTGCGGGATCGACGTCGTCGACTCCGGTGCGGGTCCGCGCGTGGTCGACGTCAACGACTTCCCCAACTACACCGGGGTCGCCGAGGCGCCCGAGGCGGTCGCGGACCTCTTGGAGGCACGCCTCCGGCTGGCCGCCCCGGCCGCCCGTCTGGCGACGGTGCGCTGATGCGGGTCGTCATCATCGGTCCGGGCAAGATCGGCGCGGGCTACCTCGCGCCGCTGTTCGAGGCAGCGGGGTGGCACGTCACGCTGGCGGCCCGCACCGCCGAGACCGCGGCGCGCATCGATCGTCTCGGGCGGTTCGTGGTGACCGAGGTCGCGGCGCCCCCCTCGCCCGCTGGTCCCCGCGAGCCGGCCCGTCGCCAGGACGTCGTGGGCGTGCGTGCCGTCGCGATCGGCAGCGAGGACTTCCGGGGCGCCGTCGCCGACGCTGATCTCGTCTGCACGGCCGTGGGCGTCGGCAAGGTACGGGGCCTCGCTGAACCACTGGCTGACGCGCTGGCGATCCGGCCTCCCAGTCGCCCGCTCGACGTCTGGGTCGTGGAGAACGGCGACTGCGCCGGCGCCTTGGCAACCGACCTCGCCGCCGCGGCCGCAGCCCGCCACGTGACGTTGCCGCGGATCGGGGTCGCCGGCGCGGTGGCGAGCGTGGCGGTGGGACGTGGCTCCTGGGGTGACCCGGCGCCGGAGTTCGTGGGCGACGACGCCCGGCGCCTGGCCGTCGACACGCGCACGCTGACGACGCCACTGCCGATCCTCCCCGGCGTCACGGGCACCGGCCATTACAAGGCCGCGCTCCTCGGCAAGCTCCACGTCTTCAACGCCGGCCACGCCATCTGCGCCTACCTCGGTTGGCTGCGCGGCCACGAGACGGTAGACCAGGCCATCGCTGATCCGGTCCTCCGCCCGATGGTGGCCGGCTCGATGCTCGAGTCGCAGCGGGCGCTGCTGGCGTTGTTCCCGGAGCTCGGCGCCGACGCCCACGCACCCGTGGCCGACGCGCTCCGCCGGTTCGCGAACGACCGGCTGGCCGACCCGATCCCTCGGGTGGCCCGCGACCCGCTCCGGAAACTGGCCCCGGCCGACCGCCTGGTCGGGCCGATGCTGGCCATCCACCAGGCCACCGGGACGATCCCCGCCTACTTCACCCTCGGGATCGCCGGAGCTCTGCTGTACCGCCACCGCGACGACCACCAAGCGGCTGAGTTGCAGCAGCGGCTGGCGACGTTCGGCGTGATGGCGTTCATCGCCGAGGTGTGCGGGCTCGACAGCGACGACCCGCTGGCTCGGGCGGTGGCGTCCCGCTACCGCGGGTTCATCTTCACCGACGACGGCGTGCTGTTCCCGCCGGCGTATCAGGACGCGCCGGTCTCGTCGGCAGGTGCCCGATGAGGCGGGTCGTCGTCGTCCACGAGAACCGCCCGCCGAGCACCGTCACGACCCAGCTCGTCGGTGCGCTCCGCGCCGGCGGAGTGGACGTCGCCCTCCTGCGGGCCGGCGAGCGACCCTTCTCAGTGTCCGAGGCCGACGTGCAGGACACCCTCTACGTGCTGCGTCACGCCGACGAATCAGCCCTGACGATCGGCGCGCTCCTGCACGACGCCGGCGCCAGGACGCTCAACCCGTACCCAGCGGTCGCCACATGCCGCGACAAGGCGGCGACCGCCGCCCGACTCGCCGCCGCGGGGCTGCCCGTTCCCGAGGGGTGGTTCGTCGCTGAGCCCGGCGGCATCGGCGACCTGCTCGACGGGGGGGCTGTGATCGTGAAGCCGAACCGCGGGTCGAAGGGCACCGGCGTCACGGTCGTCGGCAACGCTGCGGAACTCGGCGCGGTCGCTGGGAACGACGGCCCGTTCCTCGTCCAGCGATACCACCGCCCCGAGGGCCTCGACCGCAAGCTGTACCGGATAGGTGATGACGTGTTCTGCGTGGGGCGCCGGTTCCCGGTCGCCACCGCCGCCGACAAGCAGGGCGCCCTGCTCAATGTCGACGACAAGCTCCGGCGCATCGCCATCGGCGTCGGCGAGGCGATCGGCATCGACATCTTCGGCGCCGACGTCGTCTACAGCGGCGGCAGGCCGTGGCTCGTCGACGTGTCGTCGTTCCCCGGGTTCAAGGGCGTACCCGACGCCGGCCGGCTCCTGGCCGACCGCATCGCCGCCGCCATCAATCACGACGTGGAGGTCTGCTCGTGAAGCTGCACTTCGTCATCAACCGCCGGGTGCCCGACCGACCGAGTCCCGTGCTGGTCGAGGTGTTCGACCGGCTGCGACGGGAGGGCCACCAGGTCGAGGCCGCCATCCCCGAGGAGTGCCTGGTCCGACCGGACCTCATCCGGCCCGAGGCGGACCTGTACGTGCTCAAGTCGCACACCGAGTTTGCCTTCAGCTTCGCGGGCGCGCTCCACGCCGCCGGCGCCGAGCTGCTGAACCCCTACGGCTCCTGGGTGGCCACCCAGGACAAGATCGTGGTGTCCCGGTACCTCAAGGAGGCCGGCATCCCCACCCCCCGCAGCTGGATCACTTCGGACCTGTCTCTGCTGGCGTCGCTGGTTGAGGACGGGCCCCTCATCGTGAAGCCCCATCGCGGCCACCGCGGCGCCGGCATCCACATCGCCCGCACCGCCGAGGACCTGGCCGCCATCGAGATCGGCGAGTCGCCGGTCATCGTCCAGGAGCACGTGACCGGGCCGGGCGAGGACCTGAAGGTGTACGTGGTCGGTGACGACGTTTACGCCGTGCGGAAGCCCTTCTCGCCCACAAGCTTCTCGGTCCCGGGGCGGCCGTGCCCCGTCGGCGAAGAGCTCGCGGAGATCTCCCGACGGTGCGGCCAGGTGCTCGGCCTCGGCCTCTACGGGCTCGACGTCATCGAGTCACCGGACGGGCCCGTCGTCGTCGACGTCAACACCTTTCCCGGCTACAAGGGCGTGCCCGATCCGGCGCCCGCCATCGCCTCCTACATCCTCGCCTTCGCGCGGGGCGAGGTCTCCCTCGCCTCCCCCGGCGGGGCGGCGGTGCCAGCCGCGGCGTGAGCGACACCCCCGCTGCC contains:
- a CDS encoding response regulator gives rise to the protein MTALLVVEDEDRIASFLVKGLRARGFAPTRAATGSEALALAEEQPFDLVLLDLGLPDMDGLEVLRRMRERSLTVPVIAVTARDSVRDKTRAFETGADDYLTKPFEFDELVLRIRARLKDER
- a CDS encoding response regulator, translating into MLLIEDEPRIASFLAKGLTKIGWDVVVAEDGAVGLFLATTDSFDAVVLDLGLPDTDGISVLTAIRAEERETPVVVLTGQDDPGSRRACAEAGAAGLLTKPFTFADLRAELTRHVQAARG
- a CDS encoding ATP-grasp domain-containing protein, which codes for MKLHFVINRRVPDRPSPVLVEVFDRLRREGHQVEAAIPEECLVRPDLIRPEADLYVLKSHTEFAFSFAGALHAAGAELLNPYGSWVATQDKIVVSRYLKEAGIPTPRSWITSDLSLLASLVEDGPLIVKPHRGHRGAGIHIARTAEDLAAIEIGESPVIVQEHVTGPGEDLKVYVVGDDVYAVRKPFSPTSFSVPGRPCPVGEELAEISRRCGQVLGLGLYGLDVIESPDGPVVVDVNTFPGYKGVPDPAPAIASYILAFARGEVSLASPGGAAVPAAA